Proteins encoded in a region of the Pseudomonas sp. PDNC002 genome:
- a CDS encoding DsbA family protein translates to MTSRLLYVMDPMCSWCWGFAPVAQALAEQARGAGVPLALVMGGLRTGQGAALEPTTKRYILEHWEAVHRATGQPFRFEDALPDGFVYDTEPACRAVVTARRLDEDCAWALVGEIQQAFYAEGRDVTQAGVLTELAERVGLPRIEFAEAFDSQDNHLATLADFSWARDLGIAGFPTLLAERDGQLALLTNGYQPLGELAPLLERWLERGRHA, encoded by the coding sequence GTGACCAGCCGCCTGCTCTATGTGATGGACCCGATGTGCTCCTGGTGCTGGGGCTTCGCCCCGGTAGCCCAGGCGCTGGCAGAGCAGGCGCGTGGCGCCGGCGTGCCGCTGGCGCTGGTGATGGGCGGTTTGCGCACGGGGCAGGGCGCCGCGCTGGAACCGACCACCAAGCGCTATATCCTCGAACACTGGGAGGCGGTGCATCGCGCCACCGGCCAGCCGTTCCGCTTCGAAGACGCGCTGCCCGACGGTTTCGTCTACGACACCGAGCCGGCCTGCCGGGCGGTGGTCACTGCCCGCCGCCTGGATGAGGACTGCGCCTGGGCGTTGGTTGGTGAAATCCAGCAGGCTTTCTACGCCGAAGGCCGCGACGTCACCCAGGCCGGCGTGCTTACCGAGCTGGCCGAACGGGTCGGCCTGCCACGCATCGAGTTCGCCGAAGCCTTTGACAGCCAGGACAACCACCTGGCAACCCTTGCCGACTTCTCCTGGGCCCGCGACCTGGGCATTGCCGGTTTCCCCACGCTGCTCGCCGAGCGCGATGGCCAACTGGCCCTGCTGACCAACGGCTACCAGCCGCTGGGCGAGCTCGCTCCGCTGCTGGAGCGCTGGCTGGAGCGCGGGCGGCATGCCTGA
- a CDS encoding rhodanese-related sulfurtransferase, whose translation MTTDRIVVAALYKFVSLPDYVALREPLLQTLLDNGVKGTLLLAEEGINGTVSGTRAGIDGLLAWLKLDPRLADVDHKESYCDEQPFYRTKVKLKKEIVTLGVPGVDPNSKVGTYVEPGDWNALISDPEVLLIDTRNDYEVAIGTFEGAIDPKTKSFREFPDYIREHYDPAKHKKVAMFCTGGIRCEKASSYMLNEGFEEVFHLKGGILKYLEEVPEAETLWRGDCFVFDNRVTVRHDLSEGDYDQCHACRNPISVEDRASQHYAPGISCPHCWDSLSEKTRASARERQKQIELARQRNQPHPIGRDPRAEN comes from the coding sequence ATGACCACCGATCGAATCGTCGTCGCGGCGTTGTACAAGTTCGTCTCCCTGCCCGACTACGTCGCCCTGCGCGAACCCCTGCTGCAGACCCTGCTCGACAATGGCGTGAAGGGCACCCTGCTGCTCGCCGAAGAGGGCATCAACGGCACCGTCTCCGGCACCCGCGCCGGCATCGACGGTCTGCTCGCCTGGCTCAAGCTCGACCCGCGCCTGGCCGATGTGGACCACAAGGAGTCCTACTGCGATGAGCAGCCCTTCTACCGCACCAAGGTCAAGCTGAAGAAGGAAATCGTCACCCTCGGCGTACCGGGCGTCGACCCCAATTCCAAGGTCGGGACCTACGTCGAGCCCGGGGACTGGAACGCGCTGATTTCCGACCCGGAAGTCCTGCTGATCGATACCCGCAACGACTATGAAGTGGCCATCGGCACCTTCGAAGGTGCCATCGACCCGAAGACCAAGTCGTTCCGCGAGTTCCCCGACTACATCCGCGAGCATTACGACCCGGCGAAACACAAGAAGGTCGCGATGTTCTGCACCGGCGGCATCCGCTGCGAGAAGGCGTCGAGCTACATGCTCAACGAAGGCTTCGAAGAGGTGTTCCACCTCAAGGGCGGCATCCTCAAGTACCTGGAGGAAGTGCCCGAGGCCGAGACCCTCTGGCGCGGCGACTGCTTCGTCTTCGACAACCGCGTGACCGTGCGTCATGACCTTTCCGAAGGCGACTACGATCAGTGCCATGCCTGCCGCAACCCGATCTCCGTCGAGGACCGTGCCTCGCAGCACTACGCGCCGGGCATCAGCTGCCCGCATTGCTGGGATTCGCTGTCGGAGAAGACCCGCGCCAGTGCCCGCGAACGGCAGAAGCAGATCGAGTTGGCGCGCCAGCGCAACCAGCCGCATCCCATTGGCCGTGATCCCCGCGCGGAGAACTGA
- a CDS encoding BolA family protein, which produces MSMRDRIQTALGALEPQHLDVLDESHMHSRGQETHYKAVIVSPAFAGLNAVKRHQKVYATLGDLMGQFHALALHTYTPEEWAQQGAAPDSPTCRGGSKHDLPH; this is translated from the coding sequence ATGAGCATGCGTGACCGTATCCAGACCGCCCTGGGCGCCCTCGAACCGCAGCACCTCGATGTGCTCGACGAGAGCCACATGCACAGCCGCGGGCAGGAAACGCACTACAAGGCCGTGATCGTCAGCCCGGCATTCGCCGGGCTGAACGCGGTGAAGCGGCACCAGAAGGTCTACGCCACCCTGGGCGATCTGATGGGCCAGTTCCACGCCCTGGCCCTGCACACCTACACCCCCGAGGAGTGGGCGCAGCAGGGCGCGGCACCGGATTCGCCGACCTGCCGTGGCGGCAGCAAGCACGATCTTCCGCACTGA
- a CDS encoding DUF2059 domain-containing protein, whose protein sequence is MTVLRSLCTAALLVGFSSVALADANAEAEKFLKQVHADKLTVPVYAQVQQMLAQRFAQAKAPDSKKAVLDRYQAKANAELDRAVGWDKLKPELVKLYTSNFSESELKQLNDFYASPLGRKVLEKMPRLTAESAQLTQAKLQTAVDPVNKLMADMDKELGVKPQAPAKKP, encoded by the coding sequence ATGACCGTTCTTCGTTCCCTCTGCACCGCTGCACTTCTGGTTGGCTTCAGTTCCGTGGCACTGGCTGATGCCAACGCCGAGGCGGAGAAGTTCCTCAAGCAGGTCCATGCCGACAAGCTGACCGTGCCGGTCTACGCGCAAGTCCAGCAGATGCTCGCCCAGCGCTTCGCCCAGGCGAAGGCGCCCGACAGCAAGAAGGCTGTGCTCGACCGCTACCAGGCCAAGGCCAATGCCGAACTGGACCGCGCCGTGGGCTGGGACAAGCTCAAGCCTGAGCTGGTCAAGCTCTACACCAGCAACTTCAGCGAGTCCGAGCTCAAGCAGCTGAACGACTTCTACGCATCCCCGCTGGGCCGCAAGGTGCTGGAGAAGATGCCGCGCCTGACCGCCGAATCCGCCCAGCTGACCCAGGCCAAGCTGCAGACCGCGGTAGACCCGGTGAACAAGCTGATGGCCGACATGGACAAGGAACTGGGCGTGAAGCCCCAGGCTCCGGCCAAGAAGCCCTGA
- a CDS encoding DUF2804 domain-containing protein, producing the protein MNTLTQPQTPVATPPLCDARGRLNSAAVGWSSRPQTLCQLSGNIGRRKRWNHWCINAPGWMLSITIADLDYLGYGAVYFLDLETGQSVHRTQFSPFGLGCHLPDMPNQSHRFEHGQLCLGFDEQPGQLRISACAPNLGGQPLNLTLEVQRPAHLESVNLVVPMAGKGFHACSRQMGLPISGSLTLGNKTYRCSEGQSFAALDFGRGVWPFNTHWTRAAFAAPGGIAGNFGAGWTEHSHLSENALWFGGELQPLPGAMEIRQTPHDPLSPWQLRSADERVELTFTPRKLHRACPRLGPLFAETSQWFGRFDGALRAADGDLVPVNGALGWIGATHARW; encoded by the coding sequence ATGAACACCCTCACCCAGCCGCAGACGCCCGTCGCCACGCCCCCCCTGTGCGATGCGCGCGGCCGCCTGAACAGCGCGGCAGTGGGCTGGTCGTCGCGGCCGCAGACGCTCTGCCAGCTCTCCGGCAATATCGGCCGGCGCAAACGCTGGAACCACTGGTGCATCAATGCGCCGGGCTGGATGCTCTCCATCACCATCGCCGACCTCGACTACCTGGGCTACGGCGCCGTGTACTTCCTCGACCTGGAAACCGGACAATCGGTGCACCGCACCCAGTTCAGCCCCTTCGGCCTGGGCTGCCACCTGCCCGACATGCCGAACCAGAGCCACCGCTTCGAGCACGGCCAGCTCTGCCTGGGCTTCGACGAGCAACCCGGCCAACTGCGCATCAGCGCCTGCGCACCGAACCTGGGCGGCCAGCCGCTGAACCTGACCCTCGAAGTCCAACGCCCGGCGCACCTGGAATCGGTCAACCTGGTGGTGCCGATGGCTGGCAAGGGCTTCCACGCCTGCAGCCGGCAGATGGGGCTGCCGATCAGCGGCAGCCTCACCCTGGGGAACAAGACCTACCGCTGCAGCGAAGGGCAGAGCTTCGCCGCTCTGGACTTCGGCCGTGGCGTCTGGCCCTTCAATACCCACTGGACCCGCGCCGCCTTCGCAGCGCCAGGCGGCATCGCCGGCAACTTCGGCGCCGGCTGGACGGAACACAGCCACCTGAGCGAGAACGCCCTGTGGTTCGGCGGCGAACTGCAACCGCTGCCCGGCGCCATGGAAATCCGCCAGACGCCCCATGATCCGCTGTCTCCCTGGCAACTGCGCAGCGCCGACGAGCGAGTCGAGCTCACCTTCACTCCGCGCAAACTGCACCGCGCCTGTCCGCGCCTGGGCCCGCTGTTCGCCGAGACGAGCCAGTGGTTCGGCCGTTTCGATGGCGCCTTGCGCGCGGCCGACGGCGACCTCGTGCCGGTGAACGGCGCCCTCGGCTGGATCGGCGCCACCCACGCACGCTGGTGA
- a CDS encoding class II fumarate hydratase, translating into MSRTETDSLGPIEVPENAYWGAQTQRSLENFAIGGQRMPLAVVHALALIKKAAARVNAQLGELPENITSLIEEAADEVLAGEHDDQFPLVVWQTGSGTQSNMNVNEVIAGRANEIAGNGRGGKKPVHPNDHVNRAQSSNDSFPTAMHIAAAQAVQHDLLPAIAELSGGLAQQAARHANLVKTGRTHLMDATPVTFGQELSAFVAQLDYAERALRAALPAVYELAQGGTAVGTGLNAPKEFADAIAAELADLSGLPFVSAPNKFAALAGHEPLVTLAGALKTLAVALMKIANDLRLLGSGPRAGFAEVKLPANEPGSSIMPGKVNPTQCEALSMLACQVFGNDAAITFAASQGHLQLNVYKPVIIHNLLESARLLADGCRNFNTHCIAGMEPDAAKMREHLDRGLMLVTALNPHIGYDKAAEIAKKAYGEGKTLREAALELGYLTDAEFDQWVRPETMLEAGQNG; encoded by the coding sequence ATGAGCCGCACCGAAACCGACAGCCTCGGCCCCATCGAAGTCCCCGAGAACGCCTACTGGGGCGCGCAGACCCAGCGCTCGCTGGAGAACTTCGCCATCGGTGGCCAGCGCATGCCCCTGGCCGTGGTCCACGCCCTGGCCCTGATCAAGAAGGCCGCCGCGCGGGTCAACGCGCAACTGGGCGAGCTGCCTGAGAACATCACCAGCCTGATCGAGGAAGCCGCCGACGAAGTGCTGGCCGGCGAACACGACGACCAGTTCCCGCTGGTGGTCTGGCAGACCGGCAGCGGCACCCAGAGCAACATGAACGTCAACGAGGTGATCGCCGGCCGCGCCAACGAAATCGCCGGTAATGGCCGTGGCGGCAAGAAGCCGGTGCACCCCAATGACCACGTCAACCGCGCGCAGAGTTCCAACGACAGCTTCCCCACCGCCATGCACATCGCCGCCGCCCAGGCCGTGCAGCACGACCTGCTGCCGGCCATCGCCGAGCTCAGCGGCGGCCTCGCCCAGCAGGCGGCGCGCCACGCCAACCTGGTGAAGACCGGGCGCACCCACCTGATGGACGCCACGCCCGTCACCTTCGGCCAGGAACTCTCCGCCTTCGTCGCCCAGCTCGACTACGCCGAGCGTGCCCTCCGTGCGGCGCTGCCGGCGGTCTACGAGCTGGCCCAGGGCGGCACCGCCGTGGGCACCGGGCTGAACGCGCCGAAGGAGTTCGCCGACGCCATCGCCGCTGAACTGGCCGATCTCTCCGGCCTGCCCTTCGTCTCCGCGCCGAACAAGTTCGCCGCCCTCGCCGGCCACGAGCCGCTGGTGACCCTGGCCGGTGCGTTGAAAACCCTCGCGGTGGCACTGATGAAGATCGCCAACGACCTGCGCCTGCTCGGTTCCGGTCCCCGCGCGGGCTTCGCCGAGGTGAAGCTGCCGGCCAACGAGCCGGGCTCCTCGATCATGCCCGGCAAGGTCAACCCGACCCAATGCGAGGCGCTGTCGATGCTCGCCTGCCAGGTCTTCGGCAACGATGCCGCGATCACCTTCGCCGCGAGCCAGGGCCACCTACAGCTCAACGTCTACAAGCCGGTAATCATCCACAACCTGCTGGAGTCCGCGCGCCTGCTGGCCGACGGCTGCCGCAACTTCAACACCCATTGCATTGCCGGCATGGAGCCGGACGCGGCGAAGATGCGCGAGCACCTGGACCGCGGCCTGATGCTGGTGACCGCGTTGAACCCGCACATCGGCTACGACAAGGCCGCCGAGATCGCCAAGAAGGCCTACGGCGAAGGCAAGACCCTGCGTGAGGCCGCACTGGAACTGGGCTACCTGACCGATGCCGAGTTCGACCAGTGGGTGCGCCCGGAAACCATGCTGGAGGCGGGCCAGAATGGTTGA
- a CDS encoding NAD(P)H-dependent oxidoreductase, with protein sequence MVEPTRSGATPLEGDGKRVLLVLGSPKHGGFCHAVAEAYAQGARVKGHVVHTLKLGEMHFDPVLRGGYELGQALEPDVLEAQRQIHWAQHLVFVYPIWWGGLPALLQGFFDRVLQPGFAFRYRSVESREFEPLLGGRTADLLVSHDQTHWHYRLRQGAPAHRQMTRCILAPCGIALHHLEEFSPVRGSGEEQRQGWLRRAEQLGAQA encoded by the coding sequence ATGGTTGAGCCGACCCGTTCCGGCGCCACGCCCCTGGAGGGCGACGGCAAGCGCGTGCTGCTGGTGCTGGGCTCGCCCAAGCACGGCGGCTTCTGCCACGCGGTCGCCGAGGCCTACGCCCAGGGCGCCCGCGTCAAGGGCCATGTGGTGCACACGCTCAAGCTCGGCGAGATGCACTTCGACCCGGTGCTACGCGGTGGCTACGAGCTGGGCCAGGCGCTGGAACCGGACGTGCTCGAGGCCCAGCGGCAAATCCACTGGGCACAGCATCTGGTTTTCGTCTATCCGATCTGGTGGGGCGGCCTGCCGGCATTGCTGCAAGGCTTCTTCGACCGCGTGCTGCAGCCGGGCTTCGCCTTCCGCTACCGCTCGGTCGAATCCCGTGAGTTCGAGCCGCTGCTTGGCGGGCGCACGGCGGACCTGCTGGTCAGCCACGACCAGACCCACTGGCATTACCGCCTGCGCCAGGGGGCTCCAGCGCACCGCCAGATGACCCGCTGCATCCTCGCCCCCTGCGGCATCGCCCTGCATCACCTGGAGGAATTCAGCCCGGTGCGCGGCTCCGGCGAGGAGCAACGCCAGGGCTGGCTGCGCCGCGCGGAGCAGTTGGGCGCGCAGGCCTGA
- the aqpZ gene encoding aquaporin Z translates to MLRKLSAEMIGTFWLVFGGCGSAIFAAHAIGVLGVALAFGLTVVTMAYAIGPISGCHLNPAVSLGLWAGGRLNGRDLLPYIAAQVLGAVLAGAALYFIASGKPGFDALNGFAANGFGEGSPSGYSMISAMAIEVLLTAFFLFVIMGATDIRVPSGFAPLAIGLTLTLIHLISIPIDNTSVNPARSLGVAIFADPLFMKQLWLFWVGPLAGGVIGALAYRLIRPAKI, encoded by the coding sequence ATGCTTCGCAAACTCTCCGCCGAAATGATCGGCACTTTCTGGTTGGTGTTCGGTGGCTGCGGCAGCGCGATTTTCGCCGCTCACGCCATCGGCGTGTTGGGCGTCGCCCTGGCCTTCGGCCTGACCGTCGTGACCATGGCCTATGCCATCGGGCCGATCTCCGGCTGTCACCTCAATCCCGCCGTCAGCCTTGGCCTGTGGGCCGGCGGTCGTCTCAATGGCCGGGACCTGCTTCCCTACATTGCCGCCCAGGTTCTCGGCGCCGTCCTGGCCGGCGCGGCCCTGTACTTCATCGCCAGCGGCAAGCCGGGCTTCGACGCCCTGAACGGCTTCGCCGCCAACGGTTTCGGCGAAGGCTCGCCCAGTGGCTACAGCATGATTTCCGCGATGGCCATCGAAGTGCTGCTGACCGCCTTCTTCCTCTTCGTGATCATGGGCGCCACCGATATCCGGGTGCCGAGCGGCTTCGCCCCGCTGGCCATCGGCCTGACCCTGACGCTGATCCACCTGATCAGCATCCCGATCGACAACACCTCGGTTAACCCCGCGCGCAGCCTGGGCGTGGCGATCTTCGCCGACCCGCTGTTCATGAAACAGCTGTGGCTATTCTGGGTCGGCCCGCTGGCCGGCGGTGTGATCGGTGCGCTGGCATACCGCCTGATACGCCCGGCCAAGATCTGA
- a CDS encoding TonB-dependent receptor — MLAEYSRAADWQVDLPAQGLSESIGSLSQQAGVQVLYDAGQLDGLKAPAINGRYSMREALELLLKGSSLELVEAGDGFVVRRQGKVDKFSENAIELDSQTIVGSGLSVDSSTVGRSTLTRKDIERIQADNIPSLLETLPGVTMGGSPKPGGQTVNIWGLGDAEDVPFTLDGAPKSGFERYQQGTVFIEPELIKRIEVEKGPHSVYNGNGGFGGTVHMETKDAPDLLRDDQNVGAMLKYGYHSNDQQKIYSGAVYGRTEDRKVDALAYLTARDGRDIKLAGHIPDPNNNYPINPSRLPNSAQDLDAGLFKLNLHPNLDNDISLAYSRSHSTRWTPFSSASYPTPPTQSSIDRYGYEAALKRLLAHRDTTDTTWSGKYEYHPIDNPLIDLMVQYSESHIDQIDERNPDAFFQVSTGGRKMDTDYKDKVLELRNTSLFATGPVQHAFTVGTQFHRHTRTTDMYIPGSTYNTARYNYGHFQPTFMPSGKQNTNSAYIQDALTLGSVTITPSLRFDHVRNQGKDNDAPIYNNAAQGHDYSSQTYSGWSPRLSLFWTATERLGFFADYSRTWRAPVIDEMYEVQNSSTVSATSRDLDPERIHALRFGSLVNLPDLFINGDNLQVRTTLFQNKIKDEIFRTRSVGCEQQAIDNGTISGSCGDYLPLSNYRNLPGVTYKGFEIESFYDSPWLFGGLSYSWVTGKHDGAYSNPWGPNVWARDVPPAKWVATLGTKIPAWDAQIGWQGEFVRQTDRLPSDKYKGGMGTSVGDIFWDQTVNDSYDTQRVFASWKPRRLGLENTELNFTVDNLFNRDYHPALAGDSVYSQGRNAKFSLTQYF; from the coding sequence ATGCTGGCCGAGTACAGCCGCGCCGCCGACTGGCAGGTCGACCTGCCAGCGCAGGGGTTGAGCGAATCCATCGGCAGCCTGTCGCAGCAGGCCGGCGTACAGGTGCTCTACGATGCCGGCCAACTAGACGGCCTGAAGGCGCCGGCGATCAACGGCCGCTACAGCATGCGTGAAGCGCTGGAGCTCCTGCTCAAGGGCTCGTCCCTGGAGCTGGTGGAGGCCGGTGACGGCTTCGTCGTGCGCCGCCAGGGCAAGGTCGACAAGTTCAGCGAAAATGCCATCGAGCTGGATTCGCAGACCATCGTCGGCAGCGGCCTCTCGGTGGACTCCAGCACCGTCGGCCGTTCGACCCTGACCCGCAAGGACATCGAGCGCATCCAGGCTGACAACATTCCCAGCCTGCTGGAAACCCTGCCCGGCGTGACCATGGGCGGCTCGCCCAAACCGGGCGGGCAGACCGTCAACATCTGGGGCCTGGGTGATGCCGAGGACGTGCCCTTCACCCTCGACGGCGCGCCCAAGAGCGGCTTCGAGCGTTACCAGCAGGGCACCGTGTTCATCGAGCCGGAGCTGATCAAGCGCATCGAGGTGGAGAAGGGCCCGCACTCGGTCTACAACGGCAACGGCGGCTTCGGCGGCACCGTGCACATGGAAACCAAGGACGCGCCGGACCTGCTGCGCGACGACCAGAACGTCGGCGCCATGCTCAAGTACGGCTACCACTCCAACGACCAGCAGAAGATCTACAGCGGCGCCGTCTACGGCCGCACCGAGGATCGCAAGGTCGACGCGCTGGCCTATCTGACCGCCCGCGATGGCCGTGACATCAAGCTCGCCGGGCACATTCCCGACCCGAACAACAACTACCCGATCAACCCCAGCCGTCTGCCCAACAGCGCCCAGGACCTGGACGCCGGGCTGTTCAAGCTGAACCTGCACCCCAACCTCGACAACGACATCAGCCTGGCCTACAGCCGCTCCCACAGCACGCGTTGGACGCCGTTTTCCTCGGCCTCCTACCCGACGCCACCGACCCAGTCGAGCATCGACCGCTACGGCTACGAGGCCGCGCTCAAGCGCCTGCTGGCGCACCGCGACACCACCGACACCACCTGGTCCGGCAAGTACGAATATCACCCGATCGATAACCCGCTGATCGACCTGATGGTCCAGTACTCCGAGTCGCACATCGACCAGATCGACGAGCGCAACCCGGACGCCTTCTTCCAGGTCTCCACGGGTGGCCGCAAGATGGACACCGACTACAAGGACAAGGTGCTGGAGCTGCGCAACACCAGCCTGTTCGCGACCGGTCCGGTGCAGCACGCGTTCACCGTGGGCACGCAGTTCCACCGCCACACGCGCACCACCGACATGTATATCCCCGGCTCCACCTACAACACGGCGCGCTACAACTACGGCCACTTCCAGCCGACTTTCATGCCCAGCGGCAAGCAGAACACCAACAGCGCCTACATCCAGGACGCGCTGACCCTCGGCAGCGTGACCATCACCCCGTCGCTGCGCTTTGACCATGTGCGCAACCAGGGCAAGGACAACGACGCGCCGATCTACAACAACGCCGCGCAAGGCCACGACTACAGCTCGCAGACCTACAGCGGCTGGTCGCCGCGGCTGTCGCTGTTCTGGACCGCCACCGAACGCCTGGGCTTCTTCGCTGACTACAGCCGCACCTGGCGCGCGCCGGTGATCGACGAGATGTACGAGGTGCAGAACAGCAGCACGGTGAGCGCCACCAGCCGCGACCTGGACCCCGAGCGCATTCATGCGCTGCGCTTCGGCTCGCTGGTCAACCTACCGGACCTGTTCATCAACGGCGACAACCTGCAGGTGCGCACCACGCTGTTCCAGAACAAGATCAAGGACGAGATCTTCCGCACCCGCAGCGTCGGCTGCGAGCAGCAGGCCATCGACAACGGCACCATTTCCGGCAGCTGCGGCGACTACCTGCCGCTCTCCAACTACCGCAACCTGCCCGGCGTGACCTACAAGGGCTTCGAGATCGAGAGCTTCTACGACAGCCCCTGGCTGTTCGGCGGGCTGTCCTATTCGTGGGTGACCGGCAAGCACGACGGCGCCTACAGCAACCCCTGGGGCCCGAACGTGTGGGCGCGTGACGTGCCGCCGGCCAAGTGGGTCGCCACCCTGGGCACCAAGATCCCGGCGTGGGATGCGCAGATCGGCTGGCAGGGCGAGTTCGTCCGCCAGACCGACCGCCTGCCCAGCGACAAGTACAAGGGCGGCATGGGCACCAGCGTCGGCGACATTTTCTGGGACCAGACGGTCAACGACAGCTACGACACCCAGCGCGTCTTCGCCAGCTGGAAGCCGCGCCGCCTGGGCCTGGAGAACACCGAGCTGAACTTCACCGTCGACAACCTGTTCAACCGTGACTACCACCCGGCGCTGGCCGGCGACAGCGTGTACAGCCAGGGTCGCAACGCCAAGTTCAGCCTCACCCAGTACTTCTGA
- a CDS encoding FecR family protein has product MTPQEERQQVIDELAAKWFSRQRAGAWDARERQAFSDWLAEDPAHEGAYREIEQLWSDLDHIRRPSIAPRRRPSLPWRGLAAASLFLGALLLANDFSGGRLADPQQVQSTASGEQREVTLADGTRVFLAGDSTLRVAFSDAFRDVQLVRGEAYFEVTHDSARPFRVAAGDSRVRVLGTGFDVRRGDGELTVAVRHGKVALQARLNAPGEQTLTAGDRAQLAAGAGEAQVDHVPVASIAAWRDGMLAFRNQPLGALVDELSQYRAAPIRLGDERLAQKPISGNVRLSRPDDFLAALPVLLDVRVQRKADGSAVILPR; this is encoded by the coding sequence ATGACGCCGCAGGAGGAACGCCAGCAGGTGATCGACGAACTGGCCGCCAAGTGGTTCAGCCGTCAGCGCGCAGGCGCCTGGGATGCCCGCGAGCGCCAGGCCTTCTCCGACTGGTTGGCGGAAGATCCGGCCCATGAAGGCGCCTACCGCGAGATCGAGCAGTTGTGGAGCGATCTCGACCATATCCGCCGGCCGAGCATCGCACCGCGACGTCGGCCCTCGCTGCCCTGGCGTGGGCTCGCCGCCGCCAGCCTGTTCCTCGGTGCACTGCTTCTGGCCAACGATTTCAGCGGCGGTCGCCTGGCCGACCCGCAACAGGTGCAGTCCACCGCCTCGGGGGAGCAGCGCGAGGTGACGCTGGCAGACGGCACGCGGGTTTTCCTGGCCGGCGATTCGACGCTGCGAGTGGCGTTCTCGGACGCTTTCCGCGATGTGCAACTGGTGCGCGGCGAAGCCTATTTTGAAGTGACCCACGACAGCGCCCGGCCGTTCCGCGTGGCGGCAGGGGACAGCCGTGTGCGGGTGCTGGGCACGGGATTCGATGTACGCCGTGGAGACGGCGAACTCACTGTCGCCGTGCGCCACGGGAAGGTGGCTTTGCAGGCCAGGCTCAACGCCCCAGGCGAGCAGACGCTGACCGCCGGTGACCGCGCGCAATTGGCGGCCGGGGCAGGGGAGGCGCAGGTCGATCACGTGCCTGTCGCCTCCATTGCCGCGTGGCGTGACGGCATGCTCGCCTTCCGCAACCAGCCGCTGGGGGCGTTGGTGGACGAGCTGTCGCAATACCGCGCCGCGCCCATCCGCCTGGGCGATGAGCGCTTGGCGCAGAAACCGATCTCCGGCAACGTGCGCCTGTCCCGCCCGGACGATTTTCTCGCCGCCTTGCCGGTGCTGCTCGACGTGCGTGTGCAGCGCAAGGCCGATGGCAGCGCCGTCATCCTGCCGCGCTGA
- a CDS encoding sigma-70 family RNA polymerase sigma factor → MDERFSRSVSQAYRSFHGELLRFLRKQLGSSADAADLAQDAFTQWLKSSSRHEVEQPRAFLFQVARNLLRDHWQRSRRFSSEPEEAVDSDQQPAAEGGEPVVQFERQRYLRQLSQALDSLPPRRREAFILHKFDGLSQPEVARRMGISLSMVEKHVASALLHCKRQVQGEGEA, encoded by the coding sequence ATGGATGAGCGTTTCTCCCGTTCGGTGTCCCAGGCCTATCGCTCCTTCCATGGCGAGCTGCTGCGCTTCCTGCGCAAGCAGCTGGGCAGTTCGGCGGACGCCGCCGACCTCGCCCAGGACGCCTTCACCCAGTGGCTCAAGTCCTCCTCGCGGCATGAAGTGGAACAGCCGCGTGCGTTTCTCTTTCAGGTTGCGCGCAACCTGCTGCGCGACCACTGGCAGCGCTCCCGGCGCTTTTCCAGCGAGCCGGAAGAGGCCGTCGACAGTGACCAGCAACCGGCCGCCGAAGGGGGCGAACCCGTGGTGCAGTTCGAGCGACAACGTTATCTTCGCCAGCTTTCCCAGGCGCTGGACAGCCTGCCGCCAAGGCGCCGCGAGGCTTTCATCCTGCACAAGTTCGATGGCCTGTCGCAGCCGGAGGTGGCCAGGCGCATGGGGATTTCATTGAGCATGGTGGAGAAGCACGTCGCCAGCGCGCTGCTGCATTGCAAGCGTCAGGTTCAGGGAGAGGGCGAAGCATGA